A window of the Thalassophryne amazonica chromosome 11, fThaAma1.1, whole genome shotgun sequence genome harbors these coding sequences:
- the ogt.1 gene encoding O-linked N-acetylglucosamine (GlcNAc) transferase, tandem duplicate 1 isoform X3: MASSVGNVADSTGLAELAHREYQSGDFEAAERHCMQLWRQEPDNTGVLLLLSSIHFQCRRLDRSAHFSTLAIKQNPMLAEAYSNLGNVYKERGQLQEAIEHYRHALRLKPDFIDGYINLAAALVAAGDMEGAVQAYVSALQYNPDLYCVRSDLGNLLKALGRLEEAKACYLKAIETQPNFAVAWSNLGCVFNAQGEIWLAIHHFEKAVTLDPNFLDAYINLGNVLKEARIFDRAVAGYLRALSLSPNHAVVHGNLACVYYEQGLIDLAIDTYRRAIELQPHFPDAYCNLANALKEKGNVSEAEECYNTALRLCPTHADSLNNLANIKREQGNIEEAVQLYRKALEVFPEFAAAHSNLASVLQQQGKLQEALMHYKEAIRISPTFADAYSNMGNTLKEMQDVQGALQCYTRAIQINPAFADAHSNLASIHKDSGNIPEAIASYRTALKLKPDFPDAYCNLAHCLQIVCDWTDYDERMKKLVSIVADQLDKNRLPSVHPHHSMLYPLSHNFRKAIAERHGNLCLDKVHKDIKINALHKPPYEHPKDLKASGGRLRIGYVSSDFGNHPTSHLMQSIPGMHNPEKFEVFCYALSPDDSTNFRVKVVAEAHHFTDLSQIPCNGKAADRIHQDGIHILVNMNGYTKGARNELFALRSAPIQAMWLGYPGTSGAPFMDYIISDKETSPLEVAEQYSEKLAYLPNTFFIGDHANMFPHLKKKAVIDFKSNGHIFDNRIVLNGIDLKAFLDSLPDVKVIKMKCDSQETSGDTNAALSMPVIPMNTAAEAIINMINQGQIQVTINNFTVSNGLATTQINNKAATGEEVLRTVVVTTRSQYGLPEDSIVYCNFNQLYKIDPPTLQMWANILKRVPNSVLWLLRFPAVGEPNIQQYAQNMGIPSSRIIFSPVAPKEEHVRRGQLADVCLDTPLCNGHTTGMDVLWAGTPMVTMPGETLASRVAASQLSCLGCPDLIAQTRQEYEDVAVKLGSDMEYLKMIRACVWKQRICSPLFNTKQYTADLEKLYLHMWEHHSSGNKPEHLVKHQPVETSENA; this comes from the exons ATGGCGAGCTCCGTGGGAAACGTGGCTGACAGCACAG GGTTGGCTGAGCTGGCGCACCGGGAGTATCAGTCAGGGGACTTTGAGGCAGCAGAACGCCACTGCATGCAGCTCTGGAGGCAGGAGCCTGATAACACAGGCGTGCTGCTGCTTCTCTCTTCCATCCACTTCCAGTGCCGTAGACTCGACAG GTCTGCTCACTTCAGCACCCTGGCCATCAAACAGAACCCAATGCTGGCGGAAGCCTACTCCAACCTGGGGAATGTGTACAAGGAGCGCGGACAACTGCAGGAGGCCATAGAACATTACAGACATGCCTTGAGACTGAAACCAGATTTTATCGATGGATACATTAACTTGGCGGCAGCTCTGGTGGCTGCAGGAGACATGGAAGGAGCTGTGCAGGCATATGTGTCTGCATTACAGTATAACCCT gATCTCTATTGTGTCCGTAGTGATTTGGGAAACTTGTTGAAGGCTCTTGGACGGCTGGAGGAGGCCAAG GCTTGTTACCTGAAAGCTATTGAGACACAGCCCAACTTCGCAGTGGCTTGGAGTAACCTAGGCTGTGTATTCAATGCCCAAGGAGAGATATGGCTAGCCATACATCATTTTGAAAAG gcagtgaCTCTGGACCCTAACTTTCTTGACGCATATATCAATTTAGGCAATGTGTTGAAGGAAGCTCGTATCTTTGACAG agcTGTAGCTGGCTATCTGAGAGCCCTGAGTCTGAGCCCCAACCATGCAGTTGTCCACGGAAACCTTGCCTGTGTGTACTATGAACAGGGCCTTATTGATCTGGCTATTGACACTTACCGCCGTGCTATAGAATTGCAGCCCCACTTCCCAGATGCTTACTGCAATTTGGCAAATGCCCTAAAGGAGAAGGGAAAT GTCTCTGAAGCAGAAGAGTGCTACAACACAGCCTTACGTCTGTGTCCAACCCACGCTGACTCACTTAACAACTTGGCTAACATAAAGCGTGAGCAGGGTAACATTGAGGAGGCCGTTCAGCTCTACAGGAAAGCCTTAGAG GTCTTTCCAGAATTTGCAGCAGCTCATTCCAATCTGGCCAGTGTTCTGCAGCAGCAAGGAAAACTCCAGGAAGCCCTGATGCACTACAAAGAGGCCATAAG AATCAGTCCCACATTTGCTGACGCTTACTCAAATATGGGTAATACACTGAAGGAAATGCAAGACGTACAAGGAGCGTTGCAGTGCTACACTCGTGCCATTCAGATCAACCCGGCGTTTGCAGATGCTCATAGCAATTTAGCCTCTATTCACAAG GATTCAGGTAACATCCCAGAGGCCATCGCTTCTTATCGCACAGCCTTGAAACTGAAGCCGGACTTTCCTGATGCATACTGCAACTTGGCACATTGTCTGCAg ATTGTATGTGACTGGACAGACTATGATGAGCGGATGAAAAAGCTCGTCAGCATTGTGGCTGATCAGCTGGATAAAAATCGCTTGCCTTCAGTGCACCCTCACCACAGCATGCTGTATCCGCTGTCTCACAATTTTCGCAAGGCTATTGCTGAAAGACACGGAAACCTTTGCCTggacaaggtacacaaagataTTAAA ATAAATGCACTGCACAAACCTCCATATGAGCATCCAAAAGATCTGAAGGCCAGTGGGGGACGTCTGAGAATTGGTTACGTTAGCTCAGACTTTGGCAATCATCCGACTTCCCACCTGATGCAGTCCATTCCTGGAATGCACAATCCCGAGAAATTTGAG GTGTTCTGCTATGCTCTCAGCCCTGATGACAGCACCAACTTCCGTGTGAAAGTCGTAGCAGAGGCTCATCACTTCACAGACCTCTCACAG ATCCCCTGCAATGGGAAAGCGGCTGATCGCATTCACCAGGATGGAATCCACATTCTGGTGAACATGAATGGATACACAAAAGGAGCTCGCAATGAACTGTTTGCCCTCCGCTCTGCCCCCATTCAG GCTATGTGGCTTGGCTACCCAGGAACTAGTGGGGCTCCCTTCATGGATTACATCATCTCTGATAAGGAAACCTCACCTCTGGAGGTAGCTGAGCAATATTCTGAGAAATTGGCCTATTTGCCCAATACGTTCTTCATTGGGGATCATGCCAACATGTTCCCTCACCTAAAG AAAAAGGCAGTGATTGACTTCAAATCTAATGGGCACATCTTTGACAACCGTATCGTTCTCAATGGTATCGATCTGAAGGCCTTTTTGGACAGTCTGCCAGATGTCAAAGTGATTAAA ATGAAGTGCGATAGCCAAGAAACCTCTGGGGACACTAATGCAGCTCTGTCAATGCCTGTGATCCCCATGAACACCGCAGCTGAAGCAATCATCAACATGATCAACCAGGGCCAGATTCAGGTCACAATCAACAATTTCACTGTCAGCAATGGCCTGGCCACAACGCAG attaATAACAAAGCTGCTACTGGGGAAGAGGTGCTGCGTACAGTTGTTGTGACAACACGCTCCCAGTATGGTCTCCCTGAAGATTCGATCGTCTACTGCAACTTCAACCAGCTCTACAAGATTGATCCCCCTACACTCCAGATGTGGGCAAAC ATCCTAAAACGTGTGCCCAACAGCGTGTTGTGGCTGCTTCGTTTTCCTGCTGTGGGCGAGCCCAACATCCAGCAGTATGCTCAGAATATGGGAATCCCAAGTTCTCGCATCATCTTTTCACCTGTGGCTCCTAAGGAGGAGCATGTGAGAAGGGGCCAGCTGGCTGACGTGTGCCTCGACACGCCTCTGTGCAACGGCCACACGACAGGCATGGACGTTCTGTGGGCCGGCACACCCATGGTCACCATGCCAG GTGAGACCCTTGCATCCCGCGTGGCCGCCTCACAGCTCAGCTGTCTGGGATGTCCCGACTTGATAGCACAGACTCGACAAGAGTACGAGGACGTGGCAGTCAAACTGGGCTCAGACATGGAATA CCTGAAGATGATCAGAGCATGTGTTTGGAAGCAGCGAATCTGCAGCCCTCTGTTCAACACCAAGCAGTACACAGCAGACCTGGAGAAGCTCTACCTGCACATGTGGGAGCACCACAGCTCTGGCAACAAGCCAGAACACCTGGTCAAACACCAGCCAGTAGAAACCAGTGAGAATGCATGA
- the ogt.1 gene encoding O-linked N-acetylglucosamine (GlcNAc) transferase, tandem duplicate 1 isoform X1: MASSVGNVADSTEPTKRMLSFQGLAELAHREYQSGDFEAAERHCMQLWRQEPDNTGVLLLLSSIHFQCRRLDRSAHFSTLAIKQNPMLAEAYSNLGNVYKERGQLQEAIEHYRHALRLKPDFIDGYINLAAALVAAGDMEGAVQAYVSALQYNPDLYCVRSDLGNLLKALGRLEEAKACYLKAIETQPNFAVAWSNLGCVFNAQGEIWLAIHHFEKAVTLDPNFLDAYINLGNVLKEARIFDRAVAGYLRALSLSPNHAVVHGNLACVYYEQGLIDLAIDTYRRAIELQPHFPDAYCNLANALKEKGNVSEAEECYNTALRLCPTHADSLNNLANIKREQGNIEEAVQLYRKALEVFPEFAAAHSNLASVLQQQGKLQEALMHYKEAIRISPTFADAYSNMGNTLKEMQDVQGALQCYTRAIQINPAFADAHSNLASIHKDSGNIPEAIASYRTALKLKPDFPDAYCNLAHCLQIVCDWTDYDERMKKLVSIVADQLDKNRLPSVHPHHSMLYPLSHNFRKAIAERHGNLCLDKVHKDIKINALHKPPYEHPKDLKASGGRLRIGYVSSDFGNHPTSHLMQSIPGMHNPEKFEVFCYALSPDDSTNFRVKVVAEAHHFTDLSQIPCNGKAADRIHQDGIHILVNMNGYTKGARNELFALRSAPIQAMWLGYPGTSGAPFMDYIISDKETSPLEVAEQYSEKLAYLPNTFFIGDHANMFPHLKKKAVIDFKSNGHIFDNRIVLNGIDLKAFLDSLPDVKVIKMKCDSQETSGDTNAALSMPVIPMNTAAEAIINMINQGQIQVTINNFTVSNGLATTQINNKAATGEEVLRTVVVTTRSQYGLPEDSIVYCNFNQLYKIDPPTLQMWANILKRVPNSVLWLLRFPAVGEPNIQQYAQNMGIPSSRIIFSPVAPKEEHVRRGQLADVCLDTPLCNGHTTGMDVLWAGTPMVTMPGETLASRVAASQLSCLGCPDLIAQTRQEYEDVAVKLGSDMEYLKMIRACVWKQRICSPLFNTKQYTADLEKLYLHMWEHHSSGNKPEHLVKHQPVETSENA; this comes from the exons ATGGCGAGCTCCGTGGGAAACGTGGCTGACAGCACAG AACCGACAAAACGTATGCTTTCCTTCCAAGGGTTGGCTGAGCTGGCGCACCGGGAGTATCAGTCAGGGGACTTTGAGGCAGCAGAACGCCACTGCATGCAGCTCTGGAGGCAGGAGCCTGATAACACAGGCGTGCTGCTGCTTCTCTCTTCCATCCACTTCCAGTGCCGTAGACTCGACAG GTCTGCTCACTTCAGCACCCTGGCCATCAAACAGAACCCAATGCTGGCGGAAGCCTACTCCAACCTGGGGAATGTGTACAAGGAGCGCGGACAACTGCAGGAGGCCATAGAACATTACAGACATGCCTTGAGACTGAAACCAGATTTTATCGATGGATACATTAACTTGGCGGCAGCTCTGGTGGCTGCAGGAGACATGGAAGGAGCTGTGCAGGCATATGTGTCTGCATTACAGTATAACCCT gATCTCTATTGTGTCCGTAGTGATTTGGGAAACTTGTTGAAGGCTCTTGGACGGCTGGAGGAGGCCAAG GCTTGTTACCTGAAAGCTATTGAGACACAGCCCAACTTCGCAGTGGCTTGGAGTAACCTAGGCTGTGTATTCAATGCCCAAGGAGAGATATGGCTAGCCATACATCATTTTGAAAAG gcagtgaCTCTGGACCCTAACTTTCTTGACGCATATATCAATTTAGGCAATGTGTTGAAGGAAGCTCGTATCTTTGACAG agcTGTAGCTGGCTATCTGAGAGCCCTGAGTCTGAGCCCCAACCATGCAGTTGTCCACGGAAACCTTGCCTGTGTGTACTATGAACAGGGCCTTATTGATCTGGCTATTGACACTTACCGCCGTGCTATAGAATTGCAGCCCCACTTCCCAGATGCTTACTGCAATTTGGCAAATGCCCTAAAGGAGAAGGGAAAT GTCTCTGAAGCAGAAGAGTGCTACAACACAGCCTTACGTCTGTGTCCAACCCACGCTGACTCACTTAACAACTTGGCTAACATAAAGCGTGAGCAGGGTAACATTGAGGAGGCCGTTCAGCTCTACAGGAAAGCCTTAGAG GTCTTTCCAGAATTTGCAGCAGCTCATTCCAATCTGGCCAGTGTTCTGCAGCAGCAAGGAAAACTCCAGGAAGCCCTGATGCACTACAAAGAGGCCATAAG AATCAGTCCCACATTTGCTGACGCTTACTCAAATATGGGTAATACACTGAAGGAAATGCAAGACGTACAAGGAGCGTTGCAGTGCTACACTCGTGCCATTCAGATCAACCCGGCGTTTGCAGATGCTCATAGCAATTTAGCCTCTATTCACAAG GATTCAGGTAACATCCCAGAGGCCATCGCTTCTTATCGCACAGCCTTGAAACTGAAGCCGGACTTTCCTGATGCATACTGCAACTTGGCACATTGTCTGCAg ATTGTATGTGACTGGACAGACTATGATGAGCGGATGAAAAAGCTCGTCAGCATTGTGGCTGATCAGCTGGATAAAAATCGCTTGCCTTCAGTGCACCCTCACCACAGCATGCTGTATCCGCTGTCTCACAATTTTCGCAAGGCTATTGCTGAAAGACACGGAAACCTTTGCCTggacaaggtacacaaagataTTAAA ATAAATGCACTGCACAAACCTCCATATGAGCATCCAAAAGATCTGAAGGCCAGTGGGGGACGTCTGAGAATTGGTTACGTTAGCTCAGACTTTGGCAATCATCCGACTTCCCACCTGATGCAGTCCATTCCTGGAATGCACAATCCCGAGAAATTTGAG GTGTTCTGCTATGCTCTCAGCCCTGATGACAGCACCAACTTCCGTGTGAAAGTCGTAGCAGAGGCTCATCACTTCACAGACCTCTCACAG ATCCCCTGCAATGGGAAAGCGGCTGATCGCATTCACCAGGATGGAATCCACATTCTGGTGAACATGAATGGATACACAAAAGGAGCTCGCAATGAACTGTTTGCCCTCCGCTCTGCCCCCATTCAG GCTATGTGGCTTGGCTACCCAGGAACTAGTGGGGCTCCCTTCATGGATTACATCATCTCTGATAAGGAAACCTCACCTCTGGAGGTAGCTGAGCAATATTCTGAGAAATTGGCCTATTTGCCCAATACGTTCTTCATTGGGGATCATGCCAACATGTTCCCTCACCTAAAG AAAAAGGCAGTGATTGACTTCAAATCTAATGGGCACATCTTTGACAACCGTATCGTTCTCAATGGTATCGATCTGAAGGCCTTTTTGGACAGTCTGCCAGATGTCAAAGTGATTAAA ATGAAGTGCGATAGCCAAGAAACCTCTGGGGACACTAATGCAGCTCTGTCAATGCCTGTGATCCCCATGAACACCGCAGCTGAAGCAATCATCAACATGATCAACCAGGGCCAGATTCAGGTCACAATCAACAATTTCACTGTCAGCAATGGCCTGGCCACAACGCAG attaATAACAAAGCTGCTACTGGGGAAGAGGTGCTGCGTACAGTTGTTGTGACAACACGCTCCCAGTATGGTCTCCCTGAAGATTCGATCGTCTACTGCAACTTCAACCAGCTCTACAAGATTGATCCCCCTACACTCCAGATGTGGGCAAAC ATCCTAAAACGTGTGCCCAACAGCGTGTTGTGGCTGCTTCGTTTTCCTGCTGTGGGCGAGCCCAACATCCAGCAGTATGCTCAGAATATGGGAATCCCAAGTTCTCGCATCATCTTTTCACCTGTGGCTCCTAAGGAGGAGCATGTGAGAAGGGGCCAGCTGGCTGACGTGTGCCTCGACACGCCTCTGTGCAACGGCCACACGACAGGCATGGACGTTCTGTGGGCCGGCACACCCATGGTCACCATGCCAG GTGAGACCCTTGCATCCCGCGTGGCCGCCTCACAGCTCAGCTGTCTGGGATGTCCCGACTTGATAGCACAGACTCGACAAGAGTACGAGGACGTGGCAGTCAAACTGGGCTCAGACATGGAATA CCTGAAGATGATCAGAGCATGTGTTTGGAAGCAGCGAATCTGCAGCCCTCTGTTCAACACCAAGCAGTACACAGCAGACCTGGAGAAGCTCTACCTGCACATGTGGGAGCACCACAGCTCTGGCAACAAGCCAGAACACCTGGTCAAACACCAGCCAGTAGAAACCAGTGAGAATGCATGA
- the ogt.1 gene encoding O-linked N-acetylglucosamine (GlcNAc) transferase, tandem duplicate 1 isoform X2, with translation MASSVGNVADSTEPTKRMLSFQGLAELAHREYQSGDFEAAERHCMQLWRQEPDNTGVLLLLSSIHFQCRRLDRSAHFSTLAIKQNPMLAEAYSNLGNVYKERGQLQEAIEHYRHALRLKPDFIDGYINLAAALVAAGDMEGAVQAYVSALQYNPDLYCVRSDLGNLLKALGRLEEAKACYLKAIETQPNFAVAWSNLGCVFNAQGEIWLAIHHFEKAVTLDPNFLDAYINLGNVLKEARIFDRAVAGYLRALSLSPNHAVVHGNLACVYYEQGLIDLAIDTYRRAIELQPHFPDAYCNLANALKEKGNVSEAEECYNTALRLCPTHADSLNNLANIKREQGNIEEAVQLYRKALEVFPEFAAAHSNLASVLQQQGKLQEALMHYKEAIRISPTFADAYSNMGNTLKEMQDVQGALQCYTRAIQINPAFADAHSNLASIHKDSGNIPEAIASYRTALKLKPDFPDAYCNLAHCLQIVCDWTDYDERMKKLVSIVADQLDKNRLPSVHPHHSMLYPLSHNFRKAIAERHGNLCLDKINALHKPPYEHPKDLKASGGRLRIGYVSSDFGNHPTSHLMQSIPGMHNPEKFEVFCYALSPDDSTNFRVKVVAEAHHFTDLSQIPCNGKAADRIHQDGIHILVNMNGYTKGARNELFALRSAPIQAMWLGYPGTSGAPFMDYIISDKETSPLEVAEQYSEKLAYLPNTFFIGDHANMFPHLKKKAVIDFKSNGHIFDNRIVLNGIDLKAFLDSLPDVKVIKMKCDSQETSGDTNAALSMPVIPMNTAAEAIINMINQGQIQVTINNFTVSNGLATTQINNKAATGEEVLRTVVVTTRSQYGLPEDSIVYCNFNQLYKIDPPTLQMWANILKRVPNSVLWLLRFPAVGEPNIQQYAQNMGIPSSRIIFSPVAPKEEHVRRGQLADVCLDTPLCNGHTTGMDVLWAGTPMVTMPGETLASRVAASQLSCLGCPDLIAQTRQEYEDVAVKLGSDMEYLKMIRACVWKQRICSPLFNTKQYTADLEKLYLHMWEHHSSGNKPEHLVKHQPVETSENA, from the exons ATGGCGAGCTCCGTGGGAAACGTGGCTGACAGCACAG AACCGACAAAACGTATGCTTTCCTTCCAAGGGTTGGCTGAGCTGGCGCACCGGGAGTATCAGTCAGGGGACTTTGAGGCAGCAGAACGCCACTGCATGCAGCTCTGGAGGCAGGAGCCTGATAACACAGGCGTGCTGCTGCTTCTCTCTTCCATCCACTTCCAGTGCCGTAGACTCGACAG GTCTGCTCACTTCAGCACCCTGGCCATCAAACAGAACCCAATGCTGGCGGAAGCCTACTCCAACCTGGGGAATGTGTACAAGGAGCGCGGACAACTGCAGGAGGCCATAGAACATTACAGACATGCCTTGAGACTGAAACCAGATTTTATCGATGGATACATTAACTTGGCGGCAGCTCTGGTGGCTGCAGGAGACATGGAAGGAGCTGTGCAGGCATATGTGTCTGCATTACAGTATAACCCT gATCTCTATTGTGTCCGTAGTGATTTGGGAAACTTGTTGAAGGCTCTTGGACGGCTGGAGGAGGCCAAG GCTTGTTACCTGAAAGCTATTGAGACACAGCCCAACTTCGCAGTGGCTTGGAGTAACCTAGGCTGTGTATTCAATGCCCAAGGAGAGATATGGCTAGCCATACATCATTTTGAAAAG gcagtgaCTCTGGACCCTAACTTTCTTGACGCATATATCAATTTAGGCAATGTGTTGAAGGAAGCTCGTATCTTTGACAG agcTGTAGCTGGCTATCTGAGAGCCCTGAGTCTGAGCCCCAACCATGCAGTTGTCCACGGAAACCTTGCCTGTGTGTACTATGAACAGGGCCTTATTGATCTGGCTATTGACACTTACCGCCGTGCTATAGAATTGCAGCCCCACTTCCCAGATGCTTACTGCAATTTGGCAAATGCCCTAAAGGAGAAGGGAAAT GTCTCTGAAGCAGAAGAGTGCTACAACACAGCCTTACGTCTGTGTCCAACCCACGCTGACTCACTTAACAACTTGGCTAACATAAAGCGTGAGCAGGGTAACATTGAGGAGGCCGTTCAGCTCTACAGGAAAGCCTTAGAG GTCTTTCCAGAATTTGCAGCAGCTCATTCCAATCTGGCCAGTGTTCTGCAGCAGCAAGGAAAACTCCAGGAAGCCCTGATGCACTACAAAGAGGCCATAAG AATCAGTCCCACATTTGCTGACGCTTACTCAAATATGGGTAATACACTGAAGGAAATGCAAGACGTACAAGGAGCGTTGCAGTGCTACACTCGTGCCATTCAGATCAACCCGGCGTTTGCAGATGCTCATAGCAATTTAGCCTCTATTCACAAG GATTCAGGTAACATCCCAGAGGCCATCGCTTCTTATCGCACAGCCTTGAAACTGAAGCCGGACTTTCCTGATGCATACTGCAACTTGGCACATTGTCTGCAg ATTGTATGTGACTGGACAGACTATGATGAGCGGATGAAAAAGCTCGTCAGCATTGTGGCTGATCAGCTGGATAAAAATCGCTTGCCTTCAGTGCACCCTCACCACAGCATGCTGTATCCGCTGTCTCACAATTTTCGCAAGGCTATTGCTGAAAGACACGGAAACCTTTGCCTggacaag ATAAATGCACTGCACAAACCTCCATATGAGCATCCAAAAGATCTGAAGGCCAGTGGGGGACGTCTGAGAATTGGTTACGTTAGCTCAGACTTTGGCAATCATCCGACTTCCCACCTGATGCAGTCCATTCCTGGAATGCACAATCCCGAGAAATTTGAG GTGTTCTGCTATGCTCTCAGCCCTGATGACAGCACCAACTTCCGTGTGAAAGTCGTAGCAGAGGCTCATCACTTCACAGACCTCTCACAG ATCCCCTGCAATGGGAAAGCGGCTGATCGCATTCACCAGGATGGAATCCACATTCTGGTGAACATGAATGGATACACAAAAGGAGCTCGCAATGAACTGTTTGCCCTCCGCTCTGCCCCCATTCAG GCTATGTGGCTTGGCTACCCAGGAACTAGTGGGGCTCCCTTCATGGATTACATCATCTCTGATAAGGAAACCTCACCTCTGGAGGTAGCTGAGCAATATTCTGAGAAATTGGCCTATTTGCCCAATACGTTCTTCATTGGGGATCATGCCAACATGTTCCCTCACCTAAAG AAAAAGGCAGTGATTGACTTCAAATCTAATGGGCACATCTTTGACAACCGTATCGTTCTCAATGGTATCGATCTGAAGGCCTTTTTGGACAGTCTGCCAGATGTCAAAGTGATTAAA ATGAAGTGCGATAGCCAAGAAACCTCTGGGGACACTAATGCAGCTCTGTCAATGCCTGTGATCCCCATGAACACCGCAGCTGAAGCAATCATCAACATGATCAACCAGGGCCAGATTCAGGTCACAATCAACAATTTCACTGTCAGCAATGGCCTGGCCACAACGCAG attaATAACAAAGCTGCTACTGGGGAAGAGGTGCTGCGTACAGTTGTTGTGACAACACGCTCCCAGTATGGTCTCCCTGAAGATTCGATCGTCTACTGCAACTTCAACCAGCTCTACAAGATTGATCCCCCTACACTCCAGATGTGGGCAAAC ATCCTAAAACGTGTGCCCAACAGCGTGTTGTGGCTGCTTCGTTTTCCTGCTGTGGGCGAGCCCAACATCCAGCAGTATGCTCAGAATATGGGAATCCCAAGTTCTCGCATCATCTTTTCACCTGTGGCTCCTAAGGAGGAGCATGTGAGAAGGGGCCAGCTGGCTGACGTGTGCCTCGACACGCCTCTGTGCAACGGCCACACGACAGGCATGGACGTTCTGTGGGCCGGCACACCCATGGTCACCATGCCAG GTGAGACCCTTGCATCCCGCGTGGCCGCCTCACAGCTCAGCTGTCTGGGATGTCCCGACTTGATAGCACAGACTCGACAAGAGTACGAGGACGTGGCAGTCAAACTGGGCTCAGACATGGAATA CCTGAAGATGATCAGAGCATGTGTTTGGAAGCAGCGAATCTGCAGCCCTCTGTTCAACACCAAGCAGTACACAGCAGACCTGGAGAAGCTCTACCTGCACATGTGGGAGCACCACAGCTCTGGCAACAAGCCAGAACACCTGGTCAAACACCAGCCAGTAGAAACCAGTGAGAATGCATGA